One window of Dermacentor andersoni chromosome 7, qqDerAnde1_hic_scaffold, whole genome shotgun sequence genomic DNA carries:
- the LOC129385479 gene encoding uncharacterized protein, with protein MELVNEASNTIYGNKDVVVGLSLEMGALMYSFETAQHTALTGAPLYKKCKAASLVPVDMGCVSGSKSHVKDTNIALGKKTQKVVLFFDDDVTVAEKMKYVLGKKPRKLFAWLYFNVHMADFLGRCKMRQPFAPILVLRKNFSIGDKP; from the exons ATGGAGCTGGTGAATGAGGCGAGTAACACCATCTACGGCAACAAGGACGTCGTGGTGGGCCTCTCGCTTGAGATGGGTGCCTTGATGTACAGCTTTGAGACCGCCCAGCACACCGCCCTCACTGGCGCGCCTCTGTACAAGAAATGCAAGGCAGCGAGCCTTGTGCCGGTGGACATG GGTTGCGTGAGTGGCTCAAAGTCACACGTCAAGGACACCAACATTGCGCTCGGCAAGAAAACACAAAAGGTGGTCCTGTTCTTCGACGACGACGTTACTGTGGCAGAAAAG ATGAAGTACGTTCTGGGGAAGAAGCCACGGAAGCTCTTTGCCTGGCTCTACTTTAACGTGCACATGGCCGACTTCCTGGGCAGGTGCAAGATGCGCCAGCCTTTCGCGCCAATACTTGTACTGCGCAAGAATTTCAGCATCGGCGACAAGCCGTAG